AATCAACTTTTTATTGTAAATTTTATTTGTAATTTTCCCCTGGGATGGTATTTCTGAATAGCGGCCTTTAAATCCTCCGGGACTACGCGGGTATAAATCTCCGTTGTCGT
The genomic region above belongs to bacterium and contains:
- a CDS encoding tyrosine-type recombinase/integrase; protein product: MAKKITPHSLRHSCATHLLQNSSDLKMIQMLLGHTRITTTEIYTRVVPEDLKAAIQKYHPRGKLQIKFTIKS